The following proteins are encoded in a genomic region of Necator americanus strain Aroian chromosome II, whole genome shotgun sequence:
- a CDS encoding hypothetical protein (NECATOR_CHRII.G8497.T1), whose translation MSGWCAESDCPPRRSARSPERDRTVHHFVNDRLSGEFFHNLTSLRRCDELCDVVLEAYGPSDAGGAESESAPPTIIAAHKVVLAAACPYFRAMFTSNMVESSRDRITIKDIDGATLALLVEYMYSGRLDIDESNVQCLLSTATILQLACVRDACSRFLLEQLDATNCLGIASFAQTHNCTQLAHAAQMFTHQHFRMLIESEEMLTMDEASFTQLISDDRLTTEGEEAVFEAVINWVKYDPSRKSSLPNVLAAVRLPLISQEFLLDRAYQEPLIQESPACIAMLCSVYHHILKKEVTPGLAASWVRPRQPVPLSQLIMVVGGQAPKAISSVDTFDPDSQRWTSLAPLQQRRCRCGVVMAGDLVYAIGGFNGSARIRSVEIYDPRRDLWLTGPAMEARRSTLGVAVLDGSIVAVGGFDGSTGLCSAEMLDPRQGQWMALPSMTTRRSSVGVAAINGLVYAVGGYDGQSRQCLSSVELYDSRINRWRIADPLLEVRSGAGVAIYRDRVIAAGGHDGPLVRASVEMLGEDGWMHLPEMSVCRRNAGIVVANGIVFALGGDDGASNLSSVECLELESPDQFWSTLQTEMPQARSYCGVTLLPKA comes from the exons ATGAGCGGATGGTGTGCAGAGTCGGATTGTCCACCACGTCGAAGTGCTCGCTCTCCGGAACGAGACCGTACTGTCCATCATTTCGTGAATGATCGTTTATCTGGAGAATTCTTTCATAACCTCACAAGTCTAAGAAG GTGTGATGAGTTGTGCGATGTCGTATTGGAAGCGTACGGTCCAAGCGATGCTGGAGGTGCGGAATCGGAAAGTGCGCCACCAACGATCATCGCAGCTCATAAAGTCGTTCTGGCAGCAGCTTGCCCTTATTTCAG AGCAATGTTCACCAGTAACATGGTCGAATCAAGCAGAGACAGAATTACTATAAAG GATATTGATGGCGCGACACTGGCGTTGTTGGTAGAGTACATGTACAGCGGTCGCCTGGATATCGATGAATCAAATGTACAATGTCTTCTGAGTACAGCAACTATTCTTCAGCTGGCTTGCGTACGCGATGCATGTTCAAG gtttctgTTGGAGCAGTTGGATGCCACTAATTGTTTGGGTATTGCGTCTTTTGCACAAACCCACAACTGTACTCAACTAGCCCATGCTGCGCAGATGTTCACTCATCAGCACTTTAG AATGTTGATTGAAAGTGAAGAGATGCTTACTATGGATGAAGCTAGCTTCACACAACTTATTTCTGATGATCGTCTCACAACAGAG GGAGAAGAAGCAGTGTTTGAAGCTGTAATTAACTGGGTGAAATATGATCCTTCACGAAAATCTTCGTTGCCTAA CGTACTTGCAGCAGTTCGCTTACCACTTATCTCTCAGGAGTTTCTTTTGGATCGTGCGTACCAGGAGCCATTG ATACAAGAGTCACCTGCATGCATAGCAATGTTGTGTTCAGTATATCACCATATTCTAAAGAAGGAAGTTACCCCGGGACTAGCTGCTAGTTGGGTTCGTCCTAGACAACCTGTGCCTCTATCACAG CTAATAATGGTTGTTGGAGGGCAAGCCCCAAAGGCTATTTCGAGTGTAGACACTTTTGATCCTGATTCGCAGCGGTGGACTTCCC TGGCTCCTTTACAACAACGTCGTTGCCGTTGTGGAGTGGTTATGGCTGGTGATCTAGTCTATGCTATTGGTGGTTTCAATGGTTCGGCTCGCATACGATCTGTCGAGATTTATGATCCTCGAAG AGATTTATGGCTTACGGGACCAGCTATGGAAGCTCGCCGAAGTACATTAGGAGTCGCTGTACTAGATGGATCAATTGTCGCAGTAGGAGGCTTTGACGGATCAACTGGATTATGTAGTGCAGAGATGCTGGATCCAAGACAAG GCCAGTGGATGGCTTTACCATCAATGACGACCCGTCGATCGAGTGTAGGTGTTGCTGCGATAAACGGCCTTGTTTATGCTGTTGGTGGCTATGACGGACAGTCAAGGCAGTGTCTTAGCTCG GTGGAGCTGTATGACTCCCGTATTAATCGCTGGCGTATTGCGGATCCATTACTAGAAGTGCGATCAGGTGCAGGTGTTGCCATCTATCGTGACCGTGTCATTGCTGCAGGCGGTCATGATGGCCCTTTAGTTCGAGCCTCAGTAGAG ATGCTTGGTGAAGATGGTTGGATGCACCTACCAGAAATGTCCGTTTGCAGGAGAAACGCTGGCATCGTTGTTGCCAACG GCATTGTTTTTGCTCTCGGAGGTGATGATGGAGCGAGCAATTTGTCATCAGTTGAATGTTTGGAGTTGGAAAGCCCAGATCAGTTTTGGAGCACATTACAG aCCGAAATGCCCCAAGCGAGGTCATATTGCGGTGTCACGTTGTTGCCAAAAGCATGA
- a CDS encoding hypothetical protein (NECATOR_CHRII.G8497.T2), with protein sequence MYNQQWILSGNRSWMSGWCAESDCPPRRSARSPERDRTVHHFVNDRLSGEFFHNLTSLRRCDELCDVVLEAYGPSDAGGAESESAPPTIIAAHKVVLAAACPYFRAMFTSNMVESSRDRITIKDIDGATLALLVEYMYSGRLDIDESNVQCLLSTATILQLACVRDACSRFLLEQLDATNCLGIASFAQTHNCTQLAHAAQMFTHQHFRMLIESEEMLTMDEASFTQLISDDRLTTEGEEAVFEAVINWVKYDPSRKSSLPNVLAAVRLPLISQEFLLDRAYQEPLIQESPACIAMLCSVYHHILKKEVTPGLAASWVRPRQPVPLSQLIMVVGGQAPKAISSVDTFDPDSQRWTSLAPLQQRRCRCGVVMAGDLVYAIGGFNGSARIRSVEIYDPRRDLWLTGPAMEARRSTLGVAVLDGSIVAVGGFDGSTGLCSAEMLDPRQGQWMALPSMTTRRSSVGVAAINGLVYAVGGYDGQSRQCLSSVELYDSRINRWRIADPLLEVRSGAGVAIYRDRVIAAGGHDGPLVRASVEMLGEDGWMHLPEMSVCRRNAGIVVANGIVFALGGDDGASNLSSVECLELESPDQFWSTLQTEMPQARSYCGVTLLPKA encoded by the exons ATGTACAACCAGCAGTGGATTTTGAGT GGTAACCGATCGTGGATGAGCGGATGGTGTGCAGAGTCGGATTGTCCACCACGTCGAAGTGCTCGCTCTCCGGAACGAGACCGTACTGTCCATCATTTCGTGAATGATCGTTTATCTGGAGAATTCTTTCATAACCTCACAAGTCTAAGAAG GTGTGATGAGTTGTGCGATGTCGTATTGGAAGCGTACGGTCCAAGCGATGCTGGAGGTGCGGAATCGGAAAGTGCGCCACCAACGATCATCGCAGCTCATAAAGTCGTTCTGGCAGCAGCTTGCCCTTATTTCAG AGCAATGTTCACCAGTAACATGGTCGAATCAAGCAGAGACAGAATTACTATAAAG GATATTGATGGCGCGACACTGGCGTTGTTGGTAGAGTACATGTACAGCGGTCGCCTGGATATCGATGAATCAAATGTACAATGTCTTCTGAGTACAGCAACTATTCTTCAGCTGGCTTGCGTACGCGATGCATGTTCAAG gtttctgTTGGAGCAGTTGGATGCCACTAATTGTTTGGGTATTGCGTCTTTTGCACAAACCCACAACTGTACTCAACTAGCCCATGCTGCGCAGATGTTCACTCATCAGCACTTTAG AATGTTGATTGAAAGTGAAGAGATGCTTACTATGGATGAAGCTAGCTTCACACAACTTATTTCTGATGATCGTCTCACAACAGAG GGAGAAGAAGCAGTGTTTGAAGCTGTAATTAACTGGGTGAAATATGATCCTTCACGAAAATCTTCGTTGCCTAA CGTACTTGCAGCAGTTCGCTTACCACTTATCTCTCAGGAGTTTCTTTTGGATCGTGCGTACCAGGAGCCATTG ATACAAGAGTCACCTGCATGCATAGCAATGTTGTGTTCAGTATATCACCATATTCTAAAGAAGGAAGTTACCCCGGGACTAGCTGCTAGTTGGGTTCGTCCTAGACAACCTGTGCCTCTATCACAG CTAATAATGGTTGTTGGAGGGCAAGCCCCAAAGGCTATTTCGAGTGTAGACACTTTTGATCCTGATTCGCAGCGGTGGACTTCCC TGGCTCCTTTACAACAACGTCGTTGCCGTTGTGGAGTGGTTATGGCTGGTGATCTAGTCTATGCTATTGGTGGTTTCAATGGTTCGGCTCGCATACGATCTGTCGAGATTTATGATCCTCGAAG AGATTTATGGCTTACGGGACCAGCTATGGAAGCTCGCCGAAGTACATTAGGAGTCGCTGTACTAGATGGATCAATTGTCGCAGTAGGAGGCTTTGACGGATCAACTGGATTATGTAGTGCAGAGATGCTGGATCCAAGACAAG GCCAGTGGATGGCTTTACCATCAATGACGACCCGTCGATCGAGTGTAGGTGTTGCTGCGATAAACGGCCTTGTTTATGCTGTTGGTGGCTATGACGGACAGTCAAGGCAGTGTCTTAGCTCG GTGGAGCTGTATGACTCCCGTATTAATCGCTGGCGTATTGCGGATCCATTACTAGAAGTGCGATCAGGTGCAGGTGTTGCCATCTATCGTGACCGTGTCATTGCTGCAGGCGGTCATGATGGCCCTTTAGTTCGAGCCTCAGTAGAG ATGCTTGGTGAAGATGGTTGGATGCACCTACCAGAAATGTCCGTTTGCAGGAGAAACGCTGGCATCGTTGTTGCCAACG GCATTGTTTTTGCTCTCGGAGGTGATGATGGAGCGAGCAATTTGTCATCAGTTGAATGTTTGGAGTTGGAAAGCCCAGATCAGTTTTGGAGCACATTACAG aCCGAAATGCCCCAAGCGAGGTCATATTGCGGTGTCACGTTGTTGCCAAAAGCATGA
- a CDS encoding hypothetical protein (NECATOR_CHRII.G8496.T1), which produces MDFIKQEVLSDEEVIEDDPCHGTFEILDYEQRLMLDTMDDDVIFVHARGLGMERLFLNHLIMYSDQKLLTIVLNTSQHDESYFISQLKDANVPCLPKLVNADVSTKDREAVYLEGGVQFLTSRILLVDLLTDRVPVKNIAGILVYRAHQVLSSFQESFILRLYRERKPGGFVKAFTDLPTSICALGQLQRVVDRLYIKRVRLIPRCDTDIKTTLENCAPAMSEFLVDLPTVFRRVHTTFVELLKVCVRELKQCSFIEKQAILEEDTLNVAVYVPSLLERQLNERRSFLTEKQGRLMSDLSILRELLQTAEDMDPATVLTRINALRCDKEVFEKSGGWMMSRVAATLIADIESLCGYGAFKSCRFVPPPKWQVLASILDEVKNIPVRPSEVGPDGPSVLIFVNNDNVVRQLTDLIKNGPEFVGWLTRRTLGSGAGKEPQRAPLWDVDNVIPFQRGNLTSEPRKEMVSDLQKNTLVAARASKRRRKVAEDLGATSNHGGKQTKIVQFGILQYKKRKSDTQNSAEKIAERTLKMVIR; this is translated from the exons ATGGACTTCATAAAACAAGAAGTTTTGTCGGACGAGGAGGTCATAGAAGATGACCCATGTCATGGTACCTTCGAGATCTTGGACTATGAACAACGACTCATGCTTGACACCATGGACGATGACGTCATTTTCGTCCACGCCAG GGGACTTGGGATGGAAAGACTTTTCCTTAATCATTTGATCATGTATTCCGACCAGAAACTGCTAACAATTGTATTGAACACTTCGCAACATGATGAG TCATACTTCATTTCACAACTGAAGGATGCGAACGTACCTTGCCTACCTAAGCTAGTGAACGCTGATGTGTCTACCAAGGACAG GGAAGCTGTGTATCTCGAGGGTGGAGTGCAGTTTCTCACGTCTAGGATACTGCTAGTCGACTTACTGACAGATCGGGTCCCAGTAAAAAACATTGCTGGTATTCTAGTCTATCGTGCTCATCA GGTTCTTTCTTCGTTCCAAGAATCGTTCATCTTACGTTTATATCGTGAGCGAAAACCTGGAGGTTTCGTGAAG gCATTCACGGATCTGCCGACATCAATCTGTGCGTTGGGACAACTGCAAAGAGTAGTGGATCGGTTGTATATTAAGCGAGTGCGATTAATTCCACGTTGTGATACCGATATAAAAACGACGCTGGAGAACTGTGCG CCTGCTATGAGTGAATTTCTCGTCGATCTTCCTACCGTATTCCGCAGAGTGCACACAACTTTTGTTGAACTGTTGAAAGTTTGCGTTCGCGAACTTAAACAATGTTCTTTTATCGAGAAACAG GCAATCTTGGAAGAAGACACTCTTAATGTTGCCGTTTATGTACCAAGTCTGTTGGAGAGGCAGTTGAATGAGAGAAG GTCTTTCTTGACGGAAAAACAAGGCCGCCTTATGTCAGACTTGTCTATACTACGGGAATTGCTGCAAACTGCAGAGGATATGGACCCGGCGACTGTTCTCACTCGGATCAATGCCCTCAGATGCGATAAGGAG GTTTTCGAGAAAAGCGGTGGTTGGATGATGTCACGGGTGGCTGCAACTCTTATTGCTGATATTGAGTCATTGTGCGGATATGGAGCCTTCAAGAGTTGCCGCTTTGTTC CTCCACCGAAATGGCAGGTGCTTGCATCAATTTTGGATGAGGTCAAGAACATTCCTGTTCGACCCAGTGAAGTTGGACCGGATG GCCCTTCTGTGTTGATATTCGTCAATAACGACAATGTAGTGCGGCAGCTAACTGATCTCATCAAGAACGGTCCTGAATTTGTCGGGTGGCTGACTAGGCGCACTTTAGGATCAGGTGCTGGTAAAGAGCCCCAACGGGCTCCTCTGTGGGATGTAGACAATGTGATTCCTTTTCAAAGAGGGAATCTG ACCTCAGAACCGCGAAAGGAGATGGTTTCTGATCTACAGAAGAACACACTGGTTGCAGCCAGAGCATCTAAACGACGGAGAAAG GTGGCTGAAGATCTTGGAGCAACGTCCAACCATGGAGGAAAGCAAACGAAGATAGTTCAGTTTGGCATTCTGCAGTACAAAAAGCGCAAAAGTGACACGCAG AATAGCGCTGAGAAGATTGCGGAACGAACTCTGAAAATGGTTATACGGTAG
- a CDS encoding hypothetical protein (NECATOR_CHRII.G8498.T1), with translation MWIPIISANISSYSLCPTSPDHGNFGIQIALIHVLWNGIAMILTWLRCKCFERFPAVSMCLLPEVATAYPEELGKCAPTASLECCVNDRCKPTCYWTCAVSSTL, from the exons ATGTGGATACCAATCATCTCAGCCAACATCTCTTCCTACTCTCTCTGTCCCACATCCCCTGACCACGGTAATTTCGG GATCCAAATAGCTCTGATTCACGTGCTCTGGAATGGAATCGCGATGATTCTCACTTGGCTCAGATGCAAGTGTTTTGAGCGATTTCCTGCGGTATCCATGTGCCTCCTTCCAGAAGTCGCAACAGCATACCCAGAAGAATTAGGGAAGT GTGCCCCAACGGCATCGCTGGAATGTTGCGTTAATGACCGGTGCAAACCGACGTGCTATTGGACGTGTGCTGTGAGTTCAACGCTCTAA
- a CDS encoding hypothetical protein (NECATOR_CHRII.G8496.T2) — MDFIKQEVLSDEEVIEDDPCHGTFEILDYEQRLMLDTMDDDVIFVHARGLGMERLFLNHLIMYSDQKLLTIVLNTSQHDESYFISQLKDANVPCLPKLVNADVSTKDREAVYLEGGVQFLTSRILLVDLLTDRVPVKNIAGILVYRAHQVLSSFQESFILRLYRERKPGGFVKAFTDLPTSICALGQLQRVVDRLYIKRVRLIPRCDTDIKTTLENCAPAMSEFLVDLPTVFRRVHTTFVELLKVCVRELKQCSFIEKQAILEEDTLNVAVYVPSLLERQLNERRSFLTEKQGRLMSDLSILRELLQTAEDMDPATVLTRINALRCDKEVFEKSGGWMMSRVAATLIADIESLCGYGAFKSCRFVPPPKWQVLASILDEVKNIPVRPSEVGPDGPSVLIFVNNDNVVRQLTDLIKNGPEFVGWLTRRTLGSGAGKEPQRAPLWDVDNVIPFQRGNLTSEPRKEMVSDLQKNTLVAARASKRRRKVAEDLGATSNHGGKQTKIVQFGILQYKKRKSDTQNFFRHEHLECEMN; from the exons ATGGACTTCATAAAACAAGAAGTTTTGTCGGACGAGGAGGTCATAGAAGATGACCCATGTCATGGTACCTTCGAGATCTTGGACTATGAACAACGACTCATGCTTGACACCATGGACGATGACGTCATTTTCGTCCACGCCAG GGGACTTGGGATGGAAAGACTTTTCCTTAATCATTTGATCATGTATTCCGACCAGAAACTGCTAACAATTGTATTGAACACTTCGCAACATGATGAG TCATACTTCATTTCACAACTGAAGGATGCGAACGTACCTTGCCTACCTAAGCTAGTGAACGCTGATGTGTCTACCAAGGACAG GGAAGCTGTGTATCTCGAGGGTGGAGTGCAGTTTCTCACGTCTAGGATACTGCTAGTCGACTTACTGACAGATCGGGTCCCAGTAAAAAACATTGCTGGTATTCTAGTCTATCGTGCTCATCA GGTTCTTTCTTCGTTCCAAGAATCGTTCATCTTACGTTTATATCGTGAGCGAAAACCTGGAGGTTTCGTGAAG gCATTCACGGATCTGCCGACATCAATCTGTGCGTTGGGACAACTGCAAAGAGTAGTGGATCGGTTGTATATTAAGCGAGTGCGATTAATTCCACGTTGTGATACCGATATAAAAACGACGCTGGAGAACTGTGCG CCTGCTATGAGTGAATTTCTCGTCGATCTTCCTACCGTATTCCGCAGAGTGCACACAACTTTTGTTGAACTGTTGAAAGTTTGCGTTCGCGAACTTAAACAATGTTCTTTTATCGAGAAACAG GCAATCTTGGAAGAAGACACTCTTAATGTTGCCGTTTATGTACCAAGTCTGTTGGAGAGGCAGTTGAATGAGAGAAG GTCTTTCTTGACGGAAAAACAAGGCCGCCTTATGTCAGACTTGTCTATACTACGGGAATTGCTGCAAACTGCAGAGGATATGGACCCGGCGACTGTTCTCACTCGGATCAATGCCCTCAGATGCGATAAGGAG GTTTTCGAGAAAAGCGGTGGTTGGATGATGTCACGGGTGGCTGCAACTCTTATTGCTGATATTGAGTCATTGTGCGGATATGGAGCCTTCAAGAGTTGCCGCTTTGTTC CTCCACCGAAATGGCAGGTGCTTGCATCAATTTTGGATGAGGTCAAGAACATTCCTGTTCGACCCAGTGAAGTTGGACCGGATG GCCCTTCTGTGTTGATATTCGTCAATAACGACAATGTAGTGCGGCAGCTAACTGATCTCATCAAGAACGGTCCTGAATTTGTCGGGTGGCTGACTAGGCGCACTTTAGGATCAGGTGCTGGTAAAGAGCCCCAACGGGCTCCTCTGTGGGATGTAGACAATGTGATTCCTTTTCAAAGAGGGAATCTG ACCTCAGAACCGCGAAAGGAGATGGTTTCTGATCTACAGAAGAACACACTGGTTGCAGCCAGAGCATCTAAACGACGGAGAAAG GTGGCTGAAGATCTTGGAGCAACGTCCAACCATGGAGGAAAGCAAACGAAGATAGTTCAGTTTGGCATTCTGCAGTACAAAAAGCGCAAAAGTGACACGCAG AACTTTTTTCGACATGAACACTTAGAATGTGAAATGAATTAA